The sequence GCGGGTTTCTTATTGTTGATGGAGGTTTGTTGACGGGCACGTGTTGACGCACGACGCAGGGACCTTTTCAACGAACGGCTTTGGGCGTGGAAGCTCAGCCCCCGTCACACAAACAGCGGCGAGACGGTGAGAAGGAGGGCGTTGTTCCACCTGCGCCGCAGTTTGTAACCGTTCCTCTGAAGGTGGGCGCGGGGACAAAGCCTAGCCATGTCCTCGCTGATTGTTTAGACGCGCTTTGCCACCGAAAGCGCTCTATCGCCGCTAAAGATCCAAGGAATAATTTTTCCACGTACCGTCTGGGGCAGGGAAATCTCGAGGGTGGGGAGGGCCAGGGCCTTTTGCGTCCTTCCTGGCCCGGCACAGGTCAAAACTCGATGCCGCGTCGCGCCGCCACGCCGCGTTCGTAGTAGTGCCTGATGCAGTGCATTTCGGTAACTAAATCCGCCACATCGATGATGGCCTGGGGGGCATTCCGCCCGGTCAGTATGAGTTCCACGTGAGGAGGTTTAGTGGCGACGAGCTCCAGGACCTTAGCCACAGGGATCAGGCCGTAATCGAGGGCGACGTTTACCTCATCGAGGACCACAATGTCGAACTCACCGCTGCGCACCGAAGTATGGGCCAGCTGCAGCGCCTCGTTCGCCAGGCGGATGTCTTCCGGGTCGGGGTGAGCCTTGTCCACAAATGTGGGCCTGCCCATTTGGGTGATGGTTACCAGCCCACCAAGATGTCGAACGGCGGTGATCTCCCCGTACTCGATATCGCCCTTCATGAACTGAATCACGTGGCTTCGCAACCCGTGACCTGCTGCCCGCAGTACCAGGCCCAAGGCCGCAGTTGTTTTCCCTTTGCCGTGGCCGGTGTAAACCTGCACGTAGCCGCGCGTGAGTCTTCGGTGTGCCACTGTGCTATTTGAGCTTTTTGATTTCCGCGGTCATTATGGGCACAACTTCGAAAAGGTCGCCCACCACGCCATAGTCGGCGACCTTGAAAATGTTGGCCTCTGGGTCCTTGTTGATCGCCACGATGCACTTGGAGCTTGACATCCCCGCAAGGTGTTGGGTGGCTCCCGAGATGCCGCACGCGATGTAGAGATTGGGCGAGATGGTCTTGCCGGTTTGCCCCACCTGGTGCTGGTGATCCACCCATCCCGCGTCCACGGCCGAACGGGAAGCTCCTACTGCGCCACCCAGCAGTTTGGCCAGTTCCTCCAATATGGCAAAGTTTTCGGGACCTTTCATGCCCCGGCCGCCGGAGACCACGATCTCCGCCTCCGATACATCGGGCATTTCACCTGTGGAGTAAGTGGTCTCCTGCACTGTGACCTTGTGCGCCACGGGACTTGGCTCACAGCTCACCTCTACGACTTCCGCGGTCCTTCCGTCCTGCGGCTGTGGTACGGAGAAAACATTGGGGCGGAGCGTGACGACAGGCGCCGGTGGAGCAGTGAGCCTGACGGTTGCGCGCAGTTTGCCGGCATACACAGGCCTGGTTACGGTCACTCCTGTGGCATCCATTTCCACCGCGATGGAATCGGTAGCCAAGGGGGCGCGCAGTTTTGCCGCAAGCCTTGCGGAAAGATCTCTGCCTAGCGCTGTGGCCGCCATGAGAATGAGTGAGGGAGCACTGTGCTGCGTTACTGCCTGGAGCGCTTCGGCGTAACGGCACGCCTCAAAGTGCGCGAACTCTGGTCCCTGGACCCGGTAGACGCGCCTGACTCCTGCCTGGCCCAAGCGCGTCAGCACCTGCGGGTCAACGTTGCCAATGAGCGCCGCTGCTACGGAATCGCCTGTCCTGGAAGCAACCTGGCAGGCCGCTCCTACTGCCTCTAGCGAAGCACGGCGCAGTGTACCGTCTTTGACCTCTGCCCAGACCAGAATCTCCTGTCCCATGTGCAGTCCTCCGCGTGGATCCATTCACAAATCATATGACTTTCGCTTCTTCTCGCAGGAGCCGCACCAGCTCCACAGCCGTGGATTCAGGTTCTCCCTGCAAGATCTTCCCCTTGCCGCGCGCTGGAGGGGCTTCCAGGTTTTGGACGCGGGAAAGAGGTTTGAGCTCCTCCTCTGCCACGCCCAGCATAGCCGGGGTGAGGACCTTGATTTCCTTCTTCTTCGCCAACATCAGGCCGCGGAGGGCCGGATAGCGGGGTTCGTTAAGGCCTTTCTGCGCGGTGATGACTGCTGGGAACTGGACCTCCACCTTTTGCGTGCCGCCGTCGATTTCCTTGCGGCAGATGGCCTTGCCGTCGGCCACCTCCAACTTGGTGACGACCGCCACATGTGGCAGGCCGAGAAACTCAGCGATGAATGTTCCTACTGCGCCGAGATCGTCGTCGATAGCCTGCTTGCCACAGAGGATGAGGTCAAAAGGAGTTTGGGCGATGGCCTTGCTCAGAAGCTGCGCGCAGCTGAGGGCATCAAGCTCACGATGCTGCGTGTCGTCGATGCGCATGGCGTCGTCGGCGCCCATGGCCACACATGTCCGCAGCGCCTCATCTGCCCGGGGCGGGCCCACGGTCACGACCAGTATGTGGCCACCCTTGGCTTCCTTGATGCGGATGGCCTCCTCTACGGCAAACTCGTCGTAGGGATTGACAATGAACTTGATCCCCGATTCATTGATGCGCCACGGTGCGCTTGCATCGGGCCTCACCGCGGCCTCCGTGTCCGGCACCTGCTTGACCACGACTACGATGTTCATCTGCATCACCTCATACTTGGTTCACCAGCACCGCGAGCTTGTAAAGATACAACAAATCCCCAAATTGTCAATAGAAATCTCTGGAGGCTTACCTTTCCTGCGAATGCGAACAAGCGGAAAACGGTCGGGCGCCGTTCAGACGGTGATTCCCATCCTGCCACAGGTCATCCCACTTGCGCGCCTGCAGAGTTCACGCGCCCGAGGTGCTATGCTGCCGGGAGAGTCTGTCGATGCTTCTCCTTGGATGAGTAGCTCATTCGTCCTCACCGCAAGAGCTCCACTTCCAGTCGGCCCACAATCCGGCAACAAAGGGCTTTACATTTTGGCGCGGATTTGTTATATTTTGCCCAATAATTCGCGACCACAAAGGCGGAAAGAAGATCGAAACTCAGGAAGCGTTCATTCATGCACGTACGCGAGTTGTTTTCGGTATTGCCAGAAGCGCAAAGCCTCGCATCCCTTCCCGACATAGAGGTCCCAGCCCTCGTCTACGACCCTTTGCGTGTGGTGCCCGGAGCGGTGTTTGTGGCTATCAACATTTACACCCAGCTCGACAAGGTAGAGATTCCCGACGGGCATGAGAGGATAGACCAGGCAGTGGCCAAGGGTGCCGCGGTGGTCGTTCTGGAAAAAGATCGTCCCGTGCCCCCGCCAGCGACCAAGGTCCTGGTTCGCGATTCCCGTGCCGCCTTGGCTCTTTTGGCCAACAAGTTCTACGGCTACCCCTCGCGCCAGCTGAAGCTCATCGGCGTGACCGGTACCAATGGCAAGACCACTACGACCCACGTGGTGGAGAGCATCCTCCAGCAAAGGGTGAGGGTCGGACTAATCGGGACGCTCTACTACAAGGTCAATGGGGTCATCCACCATTCGAAAGACACCACGCCAGAGCCACCAGACCTGCACGCCATCTTCCGGCAGATGGTGACAGAGAGGGTGGACTACTGCGTGTTCGAGGTCTCTTCGCACGGCATTGACTTTCACAGGGTTGATGGCTGTCAGTTTGATGTAGCCGTCTTTACCAATTTGACCCAGGACCACCTGGACTACCACGGGACGCTTGAGAACTATCGCAGGACCAAGATGCGGTTGTTCGAGTGGTTGGCTCCGGACAAACATGCGGTGGTCAACCGCGACGACCCTTCGGCTGACTACTTCATCGGCGCCACAAAGGCAAAAGTGCTCACCTACGGCGTTGCCAGCCCGGCGGATTTCGTGGCGGAGGATATCCGTCTGTCAGTGCGCGGCACCGAATACACGTTGCGCACCCGGGCGGGTGTGGTCCCCGTGCGCATGCGCTTGCTGGGGATGTTCAATGTCTACAATGCGCTTGCTGCGGCCGCGGCCGCCTATAGTCAAGGATTCGACTTGGATGCCATCCGCCAGGGCTTGGAAGCTCCAATTCGCGTGGCCGGAAGATTCGAACTCATCGAGCGCGGCCAGAACTTTACCGTCGTGGTCGACTATGCGCACACCCCAGATGGGATGAAGAACGTCCTGGCCTTGGCGCGGTCCCTAAACCCTCGGCGCGTGCTCACCCTCTTTGGCTGTGGCGGTGACCGGGACAAAGAGAAGCGCCCAATCATGGGCAAGATTGCGGGGGAGCTGAGCGACTTGGTCATAGTGACTGCTGATAATCCGAGGAACGAGGACCCCGCGCGGATTGCGGCCGAGATAGTGGCAGGCATCGGGCAGAGGCCTCACCAGGTCATTCTGGACCGCCGCGAGGCCATCGCCTTCGCCCTGCGCCAGGCCGGTGCCGGCGACATTGTGCTCCTGTTGGGCAAAGGGCACGAATCCACGCAGACGTTGAGGGACCGTACGATCCCCTTCAACGACGCACAGGTAGCGGCAGAGCTGTTGGATGAGATGGCTGTCTGAGCATACGCATGGTGGTCGGCAGTCGACAAACTGTTCCCCAACCGTTGGTGACCAAGTGCCTCACGCAGGTGCTTATGGCGCTGTGTGCGCTTTGGGTGAGTTGGGCGGTGGTCATGGGAGAGGAGAACATGGAACGGGAAGGGAGAGCTATTCTCTGGGCCAAGATCCAGCGCATCGACACGATCGAGTTTGCCCTCAGTGGCGAAGCTCAGCCGCTGCAACGCCAGGACGTGGAACTCGCGCCGGCTGCAAAGATCAAGCGCCTCACCAATCAGGGCTCTTTCTATGTTCTTCAGACAGCGCCCCTAGATCTGACAAGAACGTACACGCTGCACGTGCGGGGCGTAGGGAAACGAGAGCTGCAGCCCGATGGGGTCCTGGACCAATTCTTCTCTGACAAGCCGCTTGGGTGCACGGTGGAGACCGACCGTGCGGTGTTTCGCCTCTTCGCACCCCGCGCGCGAGAGGTTACGCTGCTTCTGTTTGAGCGCTACGATGCAGAGCAAGGCAGGGAATACCCCATGCGCCGCGACAGGCAAGGTGTGTGGGAAACCGTGGTGAGGCAAAACTGCGTGGGGTTGTACTATGCCTATCGCGTCGTCGGACCGCAGAGTCCCACGGAAATGTTCGACCCTACCCGCCACGTGGTTGACCCGTACGCCAAGGCGGTGGTGACGCTGAATCACTTCCGTCACCCCGGCAAAGCCCTGATCCTTGGCCAGGAGGATTTTGACTGGGAAGGGGACACGTGGGTAAGAATCGCCCCTCGTGACTTGATCATCTACGAACTGCACGTGCGCGATATGACAGCGCACCCCAGCTCTGGGGTGCCTGAGAATCTGCGGGGCACTTACCTGGGCCTCATCCATTCGGGCGCCACGGGGGGCATCGACTACATCAAGAGCCTTGGGGTGAACGCGGTGGAGTTGCTACCAGTTCACGAATTTGCCAACATGGAACCGCCATACAAGGACGCCTCGGTGCTCCCCGTCAACACGTGGAACCCCTACGCCCGCAACCATTGGGGTTACATGACGTCGTGCTTTTTTGCTCCGGAGTCCTACTATGCCACCGAATCCACAATGGAACCAGGGAAGTACTGCGGCGTAGACGGGCGACAGGTGCGGGAGCTGAAGGAGCTTGTCAAGGCATTTCATAAGGCAGGTATTGCGGTGCTTCTGGACGTAGTCTATAACCACGTGGCCCAATACGAGTGGAACTCTTTTAAGCTCATCGACAAGAAGTACTATTTCCGGCTTGACAACGACCAGAACTTTACCTCCCAAAGCTGGTGCGGCAACGATTTCAAGACCGAGCGCCCCATGGCGCGCCGGCTCATCCTGGAGAGTGTCAAGTACTGGATGACCGAGTATCACATCGATGGGTTCCGTTTTGACTTGGCGGCGCTCATTGATTGGGAGACTTGCGAGCGAATCGTAAAGGAGGCGCGCCGCATCAACCCGCACGCGATCTTTATCGCTGAGGCATGGGGCGGAGGAAAGTACGAACTTGCCGGTTTTTCCGACCGTGGCTGGGCCTCATGGAACGACCAGATACGCAACGGCGTAAAGGGGCAAAACCCCTACGATGGCCTCGGCTTCATCTTTGGCAAGTGGCAGGGCGGGAACAACCTGCGCAGCATGCAAAACTATGTGCTTGGCACTCTGCGCTCTGAAGGGGGACTCTTTCTTGATCCCGCTCACTCGGTCAACTATTTGGAGTCCCATGACGACCACACCTTTGGCGATTTTGTCCGGATTGGCAACGGAGATATCCGCGATGAGGACGTGGTTCTGGACGTGGATGCCCACGTGAGGTTGACCGAGAGGCAGATGCGGTTGAACAAGTTGGGGGCACTGTTCCTCTTCACAGCACAAGGGCCGGTGATGATCGCCGAGGGCCAGGAGTTTGCGCGCAGCAAGGTCATCGCTCAGTGCAACGTGCCGGATGTACGCTGTGGTACCATTGACCACAACAGCTACAACAAGGACGATGAGACGAACTACCTTAACTACCGGCATGCCGAGATTAACCGGGAGCTGGTGGACTACTACCGCGGCCTCATCGCGCTGCGCAAGAGCCACCTTTCTTTTCGGCGGGCGAACAAGGAGCACATTCATTTCTTCCCGGGACCTTTAGTCTTCTCCTTCGGCTTCACGATCGATGGGTGCCGGCTGGGGGACAGCCACGATTTCGCCGTCCTGCTCAATGCTGATCCTCAGCAAGAAGCGACCATGGGGCTTCCTGATGGGCAGTGGGAGGTGGTAGTGGATGACCGGCGCGCGGGTGTAGAACCACTCGCTGGACCTGTGCATGGGCAGGTGCGTGTCCCTCCCACCTCGGGCATGGTCCTCAGGCGAGTGGTGGCGCAATGACGGGCGTGCAGGGGTTTCTTGGCGGGGCACACTGATCCAACCACTAAGGCGGAGTAGGTAGGAGCAAAAGGGAGGCGCGCGCGGAGATGGCCATGAATGCAGCACGTGACCCCATAGGCTCGGAGAGAATCTACGATGTGATCGCTGCCGGGCACATCTGCCTGGACATCATCCCGGCATTTCCCGATACCAAGACACAGGACATCGGCCTGTTGCTTCGGCCCGGCAAGCTGGTGAATGTGGGTCCAGCCGCGATCAGCACCGGTGGGCCGGTCTCGAACACAGGCCTGGCGATGAAGAAGCTGGGCTTGAGAGTAGCCTTTATGGCTAAGGTGGGCGACGACGATTTCGGCTACCTGATCCGAGAGAGGCTCCGACGCGTAGACGGGGAAATGGGGATCTCGGTTGCGCGCGGCGAGGCTTCCTCTTACACGGTGGCCTTAGCCCCCCCAGGCATCGACCGGATCTTCTTGCATAACCCCGGCACCAACGACACTTTCGGTGCCGAGGATGTGGACTTTGAGGTTGTGGAAAAGGCAAAGGTCTTTCACCTCGGGTATCCACCTCTCATGCGGCGGTTGTTCAACGATGGCGGCAGCGAATTGGTGGAGATTTTCCGCCGCGCCCAGGAGGCGGGCGCCATCACCTCGCTCGACATGTCCCTGCCGGATCCGGCCAGCGAATCCGGGCGAGCCCCGTGGCGGGAGATCTTGGAGCGCCTGCTCCCCTATGTCGACCTCTTTCTCCCCAGCGTGAGCGAGGCTTACTACATGTGGGCGCCAGAGAGATTCCTGGCTGACAAGGATCGTGCCGCGGGTGGTGACATTGTGGAGGCACTGGGCGCGCGCACCTACTCGGAGCTGGGTGAGGCGTTCTTGGCTATGGGCGCCCGCGTGGTGATGCTCAAGGCGGCGGCTAATGGAACCTATCTGCGCACCGGGCGTGTGGGTAAACTCGGCGACGCGACAATAGGCGTGCCTCGCGACCCGGAGCAGTGGAGCGAGCGCGAGATCTGGTGTCCCTCGTTCCACGTGCCGCGGATTGCCAGCGCTACCGGTTCGGGGGACTCTGCAATTGCCGGATTTCTGGCCGCCTTCATCCGTGGGTTCGATCCGGTCACTGTGCTCAAGTACGCTAACTGTTTGGGGTATCAGAACCTTCACGCGCTCGACGCGCTGAGCGGCATTCGTACTTGGGAGGAGACGACCGCACTTCTGCAGAGCCGGCAGCTGCGCATGAATCCACTGAACATCGATGAGCCCGGGTGGCACTGGGAACAGGCGCAAGGGGTGTGGTTAGGACCAGCAGATCAGAGCAGAGGGTAAGGCAGGTGAGGTGTTGGTTAAGGAACCCAGAGGATTTGCTCCAAGTGCGGCATGAAGGGCTCGATCCTCGGGGCGGCCCGGATTTGCTGACCCTTACCAGGGGGAGGGGCGTCAGCCTCACGAAGCGCATTGACGGCCATCACTTCAAAGAGCCCTGATGAAAAGGCCGCCCACGAATTAGAAGGAAGGAGCTTACGTCTGGCAGAAGGAGCGTAGGCCCATGCGACCCGTCCTTACAGCGCGCCAGATGGCCGCGTGTGATCGGCAGGCAATCGAGCAGTATGGCATACCCGGCGTGGTGCTGATGGAGAACGCAGGCCGTGGGGTAGTGCGTGTTGCTGAACAGCTCCTGGGAACGACATGCGGCAAGAGGGTGGCCATCTTTTGCGGCAAAGGCAACAACGGCGGCGACGGCTTTGTCGCGGCCAGGCACCTGGTCAACGGCGGCGCAGAGGTGCGCGTGCTCCTCGTGGGCAGACGGGCAGAGGTCAAGGGGGATGCTGCGACCAATCTCCGCGTCCTGACCAACATGGGGCTCGTTGTCGAAGAGGTTAGCAAGGCGGAGCACGTGCCTGACCTTGGTGGCATGGACCTCATTGTGGACGCCCTGCTCGGGACCGGGCTTCAAGGTCCTGTCCAGGGTTTCATGGAGCACGTTATCGACACAGTCAATGCCACGCGTGCTCCCATCGTGGCAGTTGATGTTCCATCTGGCATAAATGCAGATGACGGAAGCGTGCAAGGCGCTGCAATCCGTGCCACGGCCACCGCCACCATGGCTGCTTTGAAGCGCGGGCTGCTGTTTTCTCCGGCCCGGGAGCACGCGGGTCGGGTAAGTGTCATTGATATTGGCATGCCAGCCCAGCTCCTTGCTGGCGGCAACGTCGATACATGGCAAGTTACAGGCTGCGATGTGGCGACAATGCTGCCCAAGCGTGCTCCCAATGCCTACAAAAACCTGTGTGGCGTGGCTCTTGTGGTTGCCGGATCAACCGGCATGACGGGGGCAGCAGTTCTAAGTGCGGAAACCGTGCTCCGAGCGGGAGCAGGCCTGGCCTATCTTGCCATCCCTTCAAGCTTGAACGCCATTGTCGAAGAGAAAGCGACCGAGGTAATAAGCAAGCCAGTCCCTGAAACGCAGCCTGGGTATTTGGGACGCGCGGCTGCGGAGCAGGTGAAGAAGCTTTTTGCGGGGGTCAACGCGGTGGCCATTGGTCCCGGCCTGGGCACGGAGCCAGAAACGGTGGAGGCGGTGTGGGAAATGGTGATCACCTGCCCGCATCCGTTGGTGGTAGACGCCGACGGACTGAATGCGCTGGCGAAAAAAACGGAAATACTAGAGCGGAGAACCGGTCGCGTGGTGCTGACCCCACATCCGGGCGAGCTGGCGCGACTCACAGGCCAGACCAGGGAAAGTATCATCCGCGACCCGGTAAGCACTGCGCGTACATGGGCGCAGCGCTGGGGCGAGGTCTTGGTGCTGAAGGGCGCGCCCACAGTGATAGCGGTTCCCTCGGGGACTGTGTACATCAATTCAACTGGGAACGCGGGGATGGCGACGGCAGGCTCCGGGGACGTCCTCACGGGACTCATCACTGGCCTCTTGGCCCAAGGGCTAGCCCCTGAGCAGGCGGCAGTGGCAGGGGTGTACCTGCATGGCTTGGCTGGTGACCTGGCGAGGGATGAGCTCGGGGAGCGGGGGATGATCGCTGGCGACATCATGCGTCATGTGCCGGCAGCCCTCCGAGACACAGAGGGCTTACTTCAGTGAGAAAGCCCACCCCGCAGCAGTTGGCGGCACTCGGATGGGCACTGCTCATTTTCGTGCTCTCGTCCATCCCCAAGCTGCCGACTATTCCGGCAGGCTTCCGGGCCATTGACAAGGTGGCCCATTTTGTCGAGTATTTCATCTTCGGGATTCTGCTGGCCGGGGCCTTCGCCCATTCGTCTGAGCACCGAATGGCGCGGCGGACCATGTTCAGCGCAGGCTTCCTTGGACTAACCTATGCCATTCTCGACGAAATACACCAAAAGTTTGTCCCCGGGAGGTTCGCGGCCGCAGAAGATGTGGTCGCCGATGCACTGGGACTGGGTGTCTCGCTTGTGGTCTACCATTGGTGGCACCAAAGATACTCCAGGCCGACAGCGATTCCCAAACCATCGTCAGACGAAGCTCTCCGTTCTCCACAATTGGGACCTTCGACCGGTGGTGAGCACGCTGCGAACATGCGCTGAGTCTTGTCGCAGAGCGAAACGGAGCCTTGGTGCCATGCTCAAGGCGTGCCATCAGCCCAACTTCTTCCTGACGCTTTCTTGCGCACTCGCAACTTTGGCCGCGTGGCCTGTCGTCGCCGTTTGCCAGGCCCCGGTGCACGAACCGCGTTTCGTCATAGGGTTGAGGGGTGGAGAGTTCCGCGTGTCGCTGGACCGGTTCGAGGAAGTGTATGGCAGCCGGTGGGGTCTGTGCTACGGGAGCGATGCGTCGCTGCGTGTGTGGGGCAACGTCTACGCCTTCGCTGGAGGGCGGTTTTTCCAAACCGACGGGGGGAGGCAAGTGAGTCCACACTCGGTGGACCAGCCCACCGAGGCCCGGTGGCGCGAACAATGGCTTCTGGTGGGGATTCGGCGATGGAGCTTTGGCGAGCGCAGATGGAGTTCTGCAGTCGGCCTCGGCTACGCATTCTTCTGGGTGCAAGAGAATCCGGAGCGCGCCGCGCTTAGGGTGCCCGCAGGGGGAGGAGGCGAGCAGTCTGGACGCGGGTTTTTCTTGAGCGTGAGCCTGGACTATTCGCTGCGACAGTGGCTCGGGGTGAGCGCCGAGGTGGAGGTGACTTCCGCTGGTGTTGGGGGCCGAACTGGATTTGAAGGCTCCAGCATCGGGGGGTTCTTTTTCTCTTTGGGGATGAACCTGCGGCCTTTATGAGCTGCGGCGAGCCGAGTGAGCACAGGAGTGGAGCGTGAAGCTAACTGACTTTATGCAGAATGCCCTGATCCTGCTCGATCTGGAAGCAAAGGACAGGGATGAGGCCCTTCGCCGACTTGTGAAGGCCGCAGCCGACAACGCCGCAGTGCGCGATCCGGAGGCCTTTTTGGCGGAGGTGATTACCCGCGAGTCACTGGGGAGCA comes from candidate division KSB1 bacterium and encodes:
- a CDS encoding UDP-N-acetylmuramoyl-L-alanyl-D-glutamate--2,6-diaminopimelate ligase, coding for MHVRELFSVLPEAQSLASLPDIEVPALVYDPLRVVPGAVFVAINIYTQLDKVEIPDGHERIDQAVAKGAAVVVLEKDRPVPPPATKVLVRDSRAALALLANKFYGYPSRQLKLIGVTGTNGKTTTTHVVESILQQRVRVGLIGTLYYKVNGVIHHSKDTTPEPPDLHAIFRQMVTERVDYCVFEVSSHGIDFHRVDGCQFDVAVFTNLTQDHLDYHGTLENYRRTKMRLFEWLAPDKHAVVNRDDPSADYFIGATKAKVLTYGVASPADFVAEDIRLSVRGTEYTLRTRAGVVPVRMRLLGMFNVYNALAAAAAAYSQGFDLDAIRQGLEAPIRVAGRFELIERGQNFTVVVDYAHTPDGMKNVLALARSLNPRRVLTLFGCGGDRDKEKRPIMGKIAGELSDLVIVTADNPRNEDPARIAAEIVAGIGQRPHQVILDRREAIAFALRQAGAGDIVLLLGKGHESTQTLRDRTIPFNDAQVAAELLDEMAV
- a CDS encoding NAD(P)H-hydrate dehydratase, with amino-acid sequence MRPVLTARQMAACDRQAIEQYGIPGVVLMENAGRGVVRVAEQLLGTTCGKRVAIFCGKGNNGGDGFVAARHLVNGGAEVRVLLVGRRAEVKGDAATNLRVLTNMGLVVEEVSKAEHVPDLGGMDLIVDALLGTGLQGPVQGFMEHVIDTVNATRAPIVAVDVPSGINADDGSVQGAAIRATATATMAALKRGLLFSPAREHAGRVSVIDIGMPAQLLAGGNVDTWQVTGCDVATMLPKRAPNAYKNLCGVALVVAGSTGMTGAAVLSAETVLRAGAGLAYLAIPSSLNAIVEEKATEVISKPVPETQPGYLGRAAAEQVKKLFAGVNAVAIGPGLGTEPETVEAVWEMVITCPHPLVVDADGLNALAKKTEILERRTGRVVLTPHPGELARLTGQTRESIIRDPVSTARTWAQRWGEVLVLKGAPTVIAVPSGTVYINSTGNAGMATAGSGDVLTGLITGLLAQGLAPEQAAVAGVYLHGLAGDLARDELGERGMIAGDIMRHVPAALRDTEGLLQ
- a CDS encoding alpha-amylase family glycosyl hydrolase, producing MVVGSRQTVPQPLVTKCLTQVLMALCALWVSWAVVMGEENMEREGRAILWAKIQRIDTIEFALSGEAQPLQRQDVELAPAAKIKRLTNQGSFYVLQTAPLDLTRTYTLHVRGVGKRELQPDGVLDQFFSDKPLGCTVETDRAVFRLFAPRAREVTLLLFERYDAEQGREYPMRRDRQGVWETVVRQNCVGLYYAYRVVGPQSPTEMFDPTRHVVDPYAKAVVTLNHFRHPGKALILGQEDFDWEGDTWVRIAPRDLIIYELHVRDMTAHPSSGVPENLRGTYLGLIHSGATGGIDYIKSLGVNAVELLPVHEFANMEPPYKDASVLPVNTWNPYARNHWGYMTSCFFAPESYYATESTMEPGKYCGVDGRQVRELKELVKAFHKAGIAVLLDVVYNHVAQYEWNSFKLIDKKYYFRLDNDQNFTSQSWCGNDFKTERPMARRLILESVKYWMTEYHIDGFRFDLAALIDWETCERIVKEARRINPHAIFIAEAWGGGKYELAGFSDRGWASWNDQIRNGVKGQNPYDGLGFIFGKWQGGNNLRSMQNYVLGTLRSEGGLFLDPAHSVNYLESHDDHTFGDFVRIGNGDIRDEDVVLDVDAHVRLTERQMRLNKLGALFLFTAQGPVMIAEGQEFARSKVIAQCNVPDVRCGTIDHNSYNKDDETNYLNYRHAEINRELVDYYRGLIALRKSHLSFRRANKEHIHFFPGPLVFSFGFTIDGCRLGDSHDFAVLLNADPQQEATMGLPDGQWEVVVDDRRAGVEPLAGPVHGQVRVPPTSGMVLRRVVAQ
- a CDS encoding carbohydrate kinase family protein, with protein sequence MNAARDPIGSERIYDVIAAGHICLDIIPAFPDTKTQDIGLLLRPGKLVNVGPAAISTGGPVSNTGLAMKKLGLRVAFMAKVGDDDFGYLIRERLRRVDGEMGISVARGEASSYTVALAPPGIDRIFLHNPGTNDTFGAEDVDFEVVEKAKVFHLGYPPLMRRLFNDGGSELVEIFRRAQEAGAITSLDMSLPDPASESGRAPWREILERLLPYVDLFLPSVSEAYYMWAPERFLADKDRAAGGDIVEALGARTYSELGEAFLAMGARVVMLKAAANGTYLRTGRVGKLGDATIGVPRDPEQWSEREIWCPSFHVPRIASATGSGDSAIAGFLAAFIRGFDPVTVLKYANCLGYQNLHALDALSGIRTWEETTALLQSRQLRMNPLNIDEPGWHWEQAQGVWLGPADQSRG
- a CDS encoding VanZ family protein; translation: MRKPTPQQLAALGWALLIFVLSSIPKLPTIPAGFRAIDKVAHFVEYFIFGILLAGAFAHSSEHRMARRTMFSAGFLGLTYAILDEIHQKFVPGRFAAAEDVVADALGLGVSLVVYHWWHQRYSRPTAIPKPSSDEALRSPQLGPSTGGEHAANMR
- the cobO gene encoding cob(I)yrinic acid a,c-diamide adenosyltransferase; its protein translation is MAHRRLTRGYVQVYTGHGKGKTTAALGLVLRAAGHGLRSHVIQFMKGDIEYGEITAVRHLGGLVTITQMGRPTFVDKAHPDPEDIRLANEALQLAHTSVRSGEFDIVVLDEVNVALDYGLIPVAKVLELVATKPPHVELILTGRNAPQAIIDVADLVTEMHCIRHYYERGVAARRGIEF
- a CDS encoding electron transfer flavoprotein subunit beta/FixA family protein; this translates as MNIVVVVKQVPDTEAAVRPDASAPWRINESGIKFIVNPYDEFAVEEAIRIKEAKGGHILVVTVGPPRADEALRTCVAMGADDAMRIDDTQHRELDALSCAQLLSKAIAQTPFDLILCGKQAIDDDLGAVGTFIAEFLGLPHVAVVTKLEVADGKAICRKEIDGGTQKVEVQFPAVITAQKGLNEPRYPALRGLMLAKKKEIKVLTPAMLGVAEEELKPLSRVQNLEAPPARGKGKILQGEPESTAVELVRLLREEAKVI
- a CDS encoding electron transfer flavoprotein subunit alpha/FixB family protein, which translates into the protein MGQEILVWAEVKDGTLRRASLEAVGAACQVASRTGDSVAAALIGNVDPQVLTRLGQAGVRRVYRVQGPEFAHFEACRYAEALQAVTQHSAPSLILMAATALGRDLSARLAAKLRAPLATDSIAVEMDATGVTVTRPVYAGKLRATVRLTAPPAPVVTLRPNVFSVPQPQDGRTAEVVEVSCEPSPVAHKVTVQETTYSTGEMPDVSEAEIVVSGGRGMKGPENFAILEELAKLLGGAVGASRSAVDAGWVDHQHQVGQTGKTISPNLYIACGISGATQHLAGMSSSKCIVAINKDPEANIFKVADYGVVGDLFEVVPIMTAEIKKLK